In a genomic window of Dyadobacter fermentans DSM 18053:
- the phhA gene encoding phenylalanine 4-monooxygenase: MNQDYERYTDADHRMWQQLFERQMQQLPRIASQAYLDGIAKVGFVPDHIPHFERETNPALRALTGWEVYVVPGLIPHREFYTHLYNCQFPASSWLRKPEQIDYLEEPDMFHDTFGHVPLLSNEAFCAFMAHLSEVALKHIDQEEILQRISRLYWYTVEFGLIREKGALKIYGGGIISSSGESRYCLCDDVPKIDFDLALVLDTPYHIDRFQDHYFVISSYEQLYESVTGIEPLLEAHLSTGINH; this comes from the coding sequence ATGAACCAGGATTATGAACGCTACACCGACGCCGACCACCGGATGTGGCAGCAACTCTTCGAACGGCAAATGCAGCAGCTGCCGCGCATTGCCAGCCAGGCTTACCTGGACGGTATTGCGAAAGTAGGCTTTGTACCCGACCATATCCCGCATTTTGAACGCGAAACCAATCCTGCGCTTCGTGCATTGACCGGCTGGGAAGTGTACGTGGTGCCGGGACTGATCCCTCACCGCGAATTTTACACGCATTTGTACAACTGCCAGTTCCCCGCATCGAGCTGGCTTCGCAAACCCGAACAGATCGACTACCTGGAAGAGCCCGACATGTTCCACGACACCTTCGGACACGTGCCGCTGCTGAGTAACGAGGCATTCTGTGCCTTCATGGCGCATTTAAGCGAAGTGGCATTGAAGCATATCGACCAGGAGGAAATCCTGCAACGCATTTCGCGGCTCTATTGGTACACCGTCGAATTCGGGCTGATCCGTGAAAAAGGTGCACTGAAAATCTACGGCGGAGGCATTATTTCTTCTTCTGGTGAAAGCCGGTATTGCCTGTGCGACGATGTTCCCAAGATCGACTTCGACCTCGCATTGGTGCTCGACACGCCCTACCATATCGATCGCTTCCAGGACCATTATTTCGTGATCAGCTCCTACGAGCAGCTTTACGAGTCGGTTACCGGCATTGAACCGCTGCTGGAAGCGCATCTTTCCACCGGTATTAACCATTAA
- the fahA gene encoding fumarylacetoacetase, translated as MQNSWLPVAPDSDFSIHNLPFGIFSDERPARAGVAIGEWVIDLSAAYALNMFPQYPEAGSAFRKPVLNDLIALGRNFSEYVRHTIQFALSDPDSVLNQYAANLLIAQKGIQMHMPLKVGNYTDFYSSEEHALSVGQIFRPDNPLFPNWRHMPVAYHGRASSIVVSGTPVRRPAGQIIQENGIPAFAPTNALDFELELAFVIGKDSVIGQPLAVADAETYIFGAMLFNDWSARDIQRWEYQPLGPFTSKNFASGVSPWIVTLDALAPFRTPAPPQEPAPLPYLACEPRENFDLSLSVGIRCGNGAEHTVCRTNARHLYWTAAQQIAHHTVTGCNLQTGDLIATGTISGWERGEKGCLLEATLNGTEAVQLGENVTRRFLEDGDEVIMRGFGQNGHVRVGFGELKGRVLASQMGR; from the coding sequence ATGCAGAACTCCTGGCTGCCGGTTGCCCCGGATTCCGATTTTTCGATTCATAACCTGCCTTTCGGGATATTCAGCGATGAGCGCCCGGCGCGGGCGGGTGTGGCGATCGGCGAATGGGTGATTGACCTGTCGGCAGCCTACGCGCTGAATATGTTCCCGCAATATCCCGAAGCCGGGAGTGCATTCCGAAAGCCGGTGCTGAACGACCTCATCGCATTAGGCCGGAATTTTTCCGAATATGTGCGCCATACGATCCAATTCGCCCTTTCCGACCCGGATTCCGTGCTCAACCAGTACGCCGCAAACCTGCTGATCGCTCAGAAAGGCATTCAAATGCACATGCCGCTGAAAGTCGGGAACTACACCGATTTTTATTCGAGTGAAGAACATGCCTTGAGCGTCGGTCAGATTTTCCGGCCTGATAACCCGCTATTTCCCAACTGGCGGCACATGCCTGTCGCTTACCACGGGCGCGCGTCGTCGATCGTCGTTTCGGGCACACCGGTGCGCCGGCCGGCGGGACAAATTATCCAGGAAAATGGCATACCTGCATTCGCACCGACGAATGCGCTGGATTTCGAGCTGGAACTGGCATTTGTGATCGGCAAAGATTCGGTTATCGGGCAGCCCCTAGCGGTTGCTGATGCTGAAACGTACATTTTTGGCGCCATGCTTTTTAACGACTGGTCGGCACGAGACATCCAAAGGTGGGAGTACCAGCCATTGGGGCCATTCACGAGCAAAAACTTCGCGTCCGGGGTTTCTCCGTGGATTGTGACCCTGGATGCCCTCGCGCCGTTCCGCACGCCCGCTCCCCCGCAGGAGCCCGCGCCACTCCCCTACCTTGCCTGCGAACCGCGCGAGAATTTTGACTTGTCGCTGTCCGTGGGCATCAGGTGCGGCAATGGCGCAGAGCATACCGTATGCCGGACAAACGCCCGGCACCTTTACTGGACGGCCGCACAGCAAATTGCCCACCACACGGTAACCGGCTGCAACCTGCAAACCGGCGATCTCATCGCCACAGGGACAATCAGCGGCTGGGAACGTGGCGAGAAAGGTTGCCTGCTCGAAGCCACCCTGAACGGCACTGAAGCCGTGCAGCTCGGCGAAAACGTCACAAGGCGCTTCCTCGAAGACGGCGACGAGGTGATTATGCGAGGATTTGGCCAAAACGGCCATGTGCGGGTTGGGTTCGGGGAACTGAAAGGCAGGGTGTTGGCAAGCCAAATGGGACGCTAA
- a CDS encoding TetR/AcrR family transcriptional regulator, which translates to MNIGTSKAERTRNFIIEKTAEIFNRKGYAGTSMSDITEATGLTKGSIYGNFENKEEVALAVFEYNRSLVFNTVQAQLEKAETYFDKMMVYGSVYKDVIASVGNRGGCPILNTAVEADDTNVPLQLSAAKALFSWKKNLVDIIQRGIAAGEFRDGTDAEGMAVSIIALIEGGVMISKVTNDYANMDRVLATVQQLVKGIRA; encoded by the coding sequence ATGAACATTGGAACATCAAAAGCAGAGCGCACCCGAAATTTTATTATTGAAAAAACCGCAGAGATTTTCAACCGGAAGGGCTATGCGGGCACGTCCATGTCGGACATTACCGAGGCGACGGGGCTTACTAAAGGCAGCATTTACGGAAATTTCGAGAATAAGGAAGAAGTAGCGCTGGCAGTATTCGAATACAACCGTTCGCTGGTTTTCAACACCGTGCAGGCTCAGCTTGAAAAAGCGGAGACATATTTTGACAAAATGATGGTCTACGGCAGCGTTTACAAGGACGTCATCGCCAGCGTGGGCAACCGCGGCGGATGCCCGATCCTCAACACGGCCGTGGAGGCCGACGATACCAATGTCCCTTTGCAGCTTAGCGCCGCCAAAGCGCTTTTCAGCTGGAAAAAGAACCTGGTCGACATCATCCAGCGAGGGATCGCGGCAGGTGAGTTTCGTGACGGGACCGATGCCGAGGGAATGGCCGTGTCCATCATTGCCCTCATCGAAGGCGGAGTAATGATTTCGAAGGTCACGAACGATTATGCCAATATGGACCGCGTGCTGGCCACCGTGCAGCAACTTGTGAAAGGCATCCGCGCGTAA
- a CDS encoding RNA polymerase sigma factor, with translation MKAFARSEPRPELHQDLFLEEEQRLWRAMLTGDVTAYEQLINRTYDLLFHYGTKFNSDRELIKDCIQDIFLGIWEKRNVLNPDIPPKPYLLASLRRRLHRLASRLRMDCMDYYNESDMVFDLEFNAEYQLIESENDRLLASRMTEMLNGLPKRQKEAVFLRFYNDMEREEIAMVMDIQPQSVSNLLQEAFKFIKSHWKAIVSLFLAVTFHS, from the coding sequence ATGAAGGCATTTGCGCGTTCGGAACCCCGTCCGGAACTCCACCAGGACCTGTTCTTAGAAGAAGAGCAGCGGCTGTGGCGGGCAATGCTTACGGGGGATGTAACCGCTTATGAACAACTCATCAACCGCACCTACGACCTCCTTTTTCACTACGGGACCAAGTTCAATTCCGACCGCGAGCTCATCAAGGATTGCATTCAGGACATTTTTCTGGGCATTTGGGAAAAACGCAATGTACTCAATCCCGACATCCCGCCGAAACCTTACCTGCTTGCCTCGCTCCGCCGCCGCCTGCATCGCCTCGCTTCGCGCCTGCGCATGGATTGCATGGACTATTACAATGAATCCGACATGGTTTTCGACCTGGAATTCAATGCCGAGTACCAGCTCATCGAGTCCGAAAACGACCGGCTGCTTGCCTCACGGATGACCGAAATGCTGAATGGACTTCCCAAACGGCAAAAAGAAGCCGTTTTTCTGCGTTTTTACAATGATATGGAACGCGAGGAGATCGCGATGGTGATGGACATTCAGCCGCAATCTGTTTCCAACCTGCTGCAAGAGGCTTTCAAGTTTATCAAGTCACATTGGAAAGCCATCGTATCGCTGTTCCTGGCAGTGACTTTCCACAGTTGA
- a CDS encoding FecR family protein yields the protein MDRYRDFSLGEFVWDKPFRNWVLNPTREDEETWQTWLAAHPEKREMVERARQLVLSIRPANASLPNPEKRKAVERIVERLETRQLGQAEKPTPWYAGRMVRIAAMLVLLAGTGWLFWMRNQSHAIDYEQLVAAAGMEMRETTNTTSRPLTITLEDGSRIILDPGSKVGYPIHFKEVKREVFLSGKAFFDIAKDPSKPFFVYANELVTKVLGTSFTVRSFANEQEVSVAVKTGKVAVFSREEPEAIEKQASRELTGVVIEPNQQVVFVRKSVKITKGIVPLPEVVMEGNVAPHFEFDETAVSDVFAALQSAYGIDIIYDKNLMDECPITATLTEMSLYEQLDLVCKAVGASYKSIDGRIVVEGKGCKNL from the coding sequence ATGGACCGTTACCGCGATTTCAGTTTGGGGGAGTTTGTTTGGGATAAACCGTTCCGCAACTGGGTGCTCAACCCCACGCGCGAGGATGAGGAAACCTGGCAAACCTGGCTCGCCGCACATCCCGAAAAACGTGAAATGGTGGAGCGTGCCCGGCAACTGGTGCTGTCGATCCGGCCTGCAAATGCTTCATTACCAAATCCTGAGAAGCGAAAGGCGGTGGAACGGATCGTGGAAAGGCTGGAAACGCGGCAACTCGGCCAGGCGGAGAAGCCAACGCCTTGGTATGCGGGCCGTATGGTGCGCATTGCCGCCATGCTGGTGCTGCTCGCCGGAACCGGCTGGCTGTTCTGGATGCGAAATCAGTCCCATGCGATTGATTACGAGCAACTGGTGGCCGCGGCCGGAATGGAAATGCGCGAAACGACCAACACCACTTCCCGGCCGCTGACGATCACCCTCGAAGACGGCAGCCGCATCATCCTCGATCCGGGTAGTAAAGTCGGTTACCCCATTCATTTCAAGGAGGTTAAGCGCGAAGTTTTCCTTTCCGGGAAAGCGTTTTTTGATATAGCCAAAGATCCTTCCAAACCGTTTTTCGTGTATGCCAATGAGTTGGTAACCAAAGTATTGGGTACCAGCTTCACCGTTCGCTCATTTGCCAATGAGCAGGAGGTTTCCGTTGCCGTGAAAACGGGGAAAGTGGCCGTATTTTCTCGAGAAGAGCCGGAAGCGATCGAGAAGCAGGCCTCCCGAGAACTCACGGGCGTTGTGATCGAGCCTAACCAACAGGTGGTTTTCGTGCGAAAATCCGTGAAAATCACGAAGGGCATCGTGCCGCTGCCCGAAGTAGTGATGGAAGGCAACGTGGCGCCGCATTTCGAATTTGACGAAACGGCCGTTTCCGATGTGTTCGCGGCATTGCAAAGCGCGTATGGCATCGACATTATTTACGATAAAAACCTGATGGACGAATGCCCGATCACGGCCACACTCACCGAAATGTCACTTTACGAACAGCTCGACCTGGTGTGCAAGGCCGTGGGAGCGAGCTACAAAAGCATCGACGGCCGCATTGTGGTGGAAGGCAAAGGTTGTAAGAATTTATAA
- a CDS encoding cobalamin-independent methionine synthase II family protein, giving the protein MTTIPTEPIGSIPRPAYLLQAMRAYTKDEISSADLARLYSQATRETIISLERTGSPVISDGEQTKPSFATYPIHGALNLGAGGVVIPFEDGHTRQLPVLTSGPFRYRNFAVDYLREARRHTALPVKQAVISASAMSLLYPAAGIDGYPQAQFTADLLDQAESDIRRCLHEHAYNVQIDFTEARLALKLDPGRGLLQQFIALNNQLLGRFTAAERGRIGIHTCPGGDHDSTHSADVPYTELLPLFFQLNAGNFYLEYAGEKDKVSVLESIKAHIRPGQRVFLGVTDVLAPRIETPEEIRDLLLQAAEYIPLNQLGSTDDCGFSPFADDVSTAREIAFEKIRARVEGTRLAEAAL; this is encoded by the coding sequence ATGACAACAATCCCTACCGAACCGATCGGCAGCATTCCGCGGCCGGCTTATCTGCTGCAAGCGATGCGGGCATATACCAAAGACGAAATTTCGTCCGCGGACCTCGCAAGGCTGTATTCCCAAGCCACCCGCGAAACGATCATTTCCCTCGAACGGACCGGCTCGCCGGTTATTTCGGACGGCGAACAAACCAAGCCGAGTTTCGCGACGTATCCCATTCATGGTGCATTAAACCTCGGCGCCGGTGGGGTGGTGATCCCGTTTGAGGACGGGCACACGAGGCAACTTCCGGTGCTTACATCCGGACCGTTCCGCTACCGCAATTTCGCTGTGGACTACCTGCGGGAAGCGCGCAGGCACACGGCATTGCCCGTGAAACAGGCGGTAATCTCGGCATCGGCCATGAGCCTGCTGTACCCGGCTGCCGGAATCGACGGCTATCCGCAAGCCCAGTTCACCGCCGATCTGCTCGATCAGGCGGAGTCGGATATCCGCAGATGCCTTCATGAGCACGCCTACAATGTCCAGATCGACTTCACGGAAGCGCGGCTGGCGCTGAAACTTGACCCGGGGAGGGGGCTTCTGCAACAATTTATCGCGCTCAATAATCAGCTGCTCGGCCGGTTCACCGCCGCGGAAAGGGGCCGGATCGGCATTCATACCTGTCCCGGCGGCGACCACGATTCCACCCACAGCGCGGACGTGCCCTATACCGAGCTCCTGCCATTATTTTTTCAGCTGAATGCGGGGAATTTTTACCTGGAATATGCCGGGGAGAAAGACAAGGTATCCGTTTTGGAATCCATAAAAGCGCATATCCGGCCCGGGCAGCGCGTGTTCCTGGGCGTCACCGACGTGCTCGCCCCCCGGATCGAGACGCCGGAGGAAATCCGCGACCTGCTGCTGCAAGCAGCCGAATACATTCCGCTCAACCAGCTCGGCTCGACCGACGACTGCGGCTTTTCGCCCTTTGCGGACGATGTTTCAACCGCACGCGAGATCGCATTCGAGAAAATCCGCGCCCGCGTGGAAGGTACAAGGTTGGCGGAAGCGGCATTGTAG
- a CDS encoding RagB/SusD family nutrient uptake outer membrane protein: MKHLFNKPIFLTVALSTLLGCADLDEKPVGLLAPEALFRTSRDVETAIMGAYGWIATERLYGRQFVSALMLRSDMEDIGDRGTPAERQQVNDFNMDDNNNMVNQFWPVWYQVVSATNAAIFGAQQLGLPEATGNPLIAEARFIRGFAYFNLVQVFGDIPYIDYFISNPESVKSISKTPAATVYASIIADLEFAKQWLPDKQSAEVRSRASKGTAASYLASVYLTMGQYQKAYAEAKWVIDNKDKFGYGLEADFQTLFRAPQVPNMKEHIFAIDFLGLKSGEGGANDDIMAPMTGVRGGDAPRSGWSVIVPSLKVYSTWDNRDYRKEVSFEDSLLIGGKLVPYTEFPNTKRPHIAKYARFAGNSNSEGRYSDHNYAAMRYAEILLIAAEASVEVNGPNAEALGYINQVRARARNWAGRPTTFPEDVKAGLAKDAMIDLILDERRLELAFEYKRWFDIKRRNLGEKVFKGPNSLEPHENFDANRDYLMPIPRVELQVNPSLAPQNPGY, translated from the coding sequence ATGAAGCATTTATTTAATAAACCAATATTCCTTACGGTGGCGCTTTCCACGCTGCTGGGCTGCGCCGACCTGGATGAAAAGCCGGTGGGGCTACTCGCACCGGAAGCGCTGTTCAGGACATCGAGAGACGTGGAAACGGCCATTATGGGTGCATATGGATGGATCGCCACCGAACGGCTCTATGGCCGCCAGTTCGTATCCGCATTGATGCTGCGAAGCGATATGGAGGACATCGGCGACCGTGGAACGCCCGCCGAGCGCCAGCAGGTGAACGATTTCAATATGGACGATAACAACAACATGGTCAACCAGTTCTGGCCGGTTTGGTACCAGGTTGTGAGCGCTACGAATGCGGCCATTTTTGGTGCGCAGCAACTGGGCCTGCCCGAGGCGACCGGCAACCCGCTCATTGCCGAGGCGCGTTTCATCCGTGGGTTCGCCTATTTCAACCTCGTGCAGGTGTTCGGCGACATTCCGTACATCGACTATTTTATCAGCAATCCCGAATCCGTCAAATCCATTTCCAAAACGCCGGCGGCCACCGTGTACGCCAGCATCATTGCCGACCTGGAATTTGCCAAGCAATGGCTGCCCGACAAGCAGTCGGCGGAGGTCCGGAGCCGCGCCAGCAAGGGAACGGCCGCGTCCTACCTCGCCTCGGTGTACCTCACGATGGGCCAGTATCAAAAGGCCTATGCCGAAGCCAAATGGGTGATTGATAACAAAGACAAATTCGGCTACGGGCTGGAAGCGGATTTTCAGACGCTTTTCAGGGCGCCGCAAGTGCCGAATATGAAGGAACACATCTTCGCTATCGACTTTCTGGGCCTGAAATCGGGTGAAGGCGGTGCCAACGACGATATTATGGCACCCATGACGGGCGTTCGCGGAGGCGATGCGCCGCGCAGCGGATGGAGCGTGATCGTGCCTTCGCTCAAAGTGTACAGCACCTGGGACAATCGCGATTACCGCAAAGAAGTGAGTTTTGAGGACTCGCTGCTGATCGGCGGCAAGCTGGTTCCCTACACCGAGTTCCCGAACACAAAACGCCCGCATATCGCCAAATACGCCCGTTTTGCAGGTAATTCCAATTCCGAAGGCCGCTATTCCGACCATAATTACGCTGCAATGCGCTATGCCGAAATCCTCCTGATCGCTGCCGAGGCTTCCGTGGAAGTGAACGGCCCGAATGCGGAGGCGCTGGGGTATATCAACCAGGTGCGGGCGAGGGCCAGAAACTGGGCCGGCAGACCGACGACGTTCCCGGAAGACGTGAAAGCAGGCCTCGCCAAAGACGCGATGATCGACCTGATCCTCGACGAACGCCGCCTTGAACTCGCATTCGAATACAAACGCTGGTTCGATATCAAACGGCGGAACCTGGGCGAAAAGGTTTTCAAAGGTCCCAATTCGCTGGAACCGCACGAGAATTTCGATGCCAACCGGGATTACCTGATGCCGATTCCGCGCGTGGAGTTGCAGGTAAACCCCAGCCTGGCCCCTCAGAACCCGGGCTATTGA
- a CDS encoding TonB-dependent receptor produces MRISVAQLVMSVWLVGNAFAADVRAQELLNKRISLQAQDLEVKKVLHQIEKQAGVRFIFSSKMIQSGRKVTIQQSNQELSKILEEFLVPLGLTYEVSGKNIVIRPSETPKWTSGEPEASMKAGLQVANEITIKGRVTDSESKEPLPGVNILVKGTQTGTSTDAGGNYSLAVENANTVLIYSFVGYEPQEVQVGARTEINISLKTDQKSLEEVLVVGYGTVKKSDVTGSVASVKSQELTAYPALGTVQALQGRAAGVQIQANNGEPGSSFKVRIRGGTSINASSDPIYVVDGFVGGTLPPPEDIESIEILKDASATAIYGSRGANGVIMVTTKKGTSGKPRIDFNTSFSSQKEINRLDLLNASQFLDYVQEIRPNIVSQGADTDWQEEVFRRGGIQNHQLSVAGGSEAVKYYVSGAYYDQKGVILNSGYKRYSITSNIDINATKRLKLGLNLFAQRVSREQSRTQEGSGGLTPGVMSAALKFEPDQPIRDANGRFTVARLSDPIDNPYAIATQLQNETLADRIQGNLYAEYSILKDLKFRITLGATTNSSRRGAFTPTTLNDGRNVGGAATVDGNKSTLLLNENYLTYNKKIGALHDFSAMAGYSYQKSSSENWGGSGQSFITDAVSFWNLGGSSVWQSPTSGLTEWVLASYYARLTYSLADKYLFTANIRQDGSSNFSKNHKWATFPSGAFAWKMSSEPFMQNLSAISQWKWRVSYGLTGNQAIEPYQTMARFSNVYAIINGTPVNAVRPTTVANDDLTWETTHQFDVGADVSLFNNRINLVADYYRRVTKDLLFSVQLPQYSGYTNQLQNIGEVENKGFEFTLNTRNLVGAFKWNTDINFSLNRNKILKLPAGTDILYGSAPGHMVGMGQTQVLREGHSVGSFYGWIYDGVYQQGDSFVPGGGFEVVAGGEKFRDINGKKDANGQLTGEPDGMLNSDDRTIIGNPHPKFTWGMNNDFSWKGFDLNIFFQASKGNDVLSYTLMELNLLSGINNATTEALNRWTPTNTNTNVPKAATGRTRRVSTRWVMDGSFIRMKNLAVGYNLPKPVLEKLRISKLRIYASAQNILTFTDYKGYDPEVNYTSENNTDSNRNLGLDYGSYPNAKSYTIGLNLGF; encoded by the coding sequence ATGCGGATAAGCGTCGCGCAATTGGTAATGTCGGTTTGGCTGGTCGGGAATGCGTTCGCGGCTGACGTGCGTGCGCAGGAACTGCTCAACAAGCGTATCAGCCTGCAAGCGCAGGACCTGGAAGTAAAGAAAGTCCTGCATCAGATCGAGAAGCAGGCCGGCGTGCGGTTTATTTTCAGTTCCAAAATGATCCAGTCGGGCCGGAAAGTGACCATCCAGCAGTCAAACCAGGAGCTTTCGAAGATTCTGGAAGAGTTTCTCGTGCCGCTGGGGCTTACCTATGAGGTTTCGGGAAAAAACATCGTGATCCGCCCGTCGGAAACGCCGAAATGGACCTCGGGAGAACCGGAGGCTTCCATGAAAGCGGGTTTGCAGGTAGCAAACGAGATTACTATCAAAGGTCGTGTGACCGATTCAGAAAGTAAGGAGCCTTTGCCGGGCGTGAATATTCTTGTAAAGGGTACACAAACGGGCACGTCCACGGACGCCGGTGGTAACTACTCGCTAGCTGTTGAAAATGCCAATACCGTGCTGATTTACAGCTTCGTAGGTTATGAGCCGCAGGAAGTGCAGGTGGGCGCCAGAACGGAGATTAATATTTCACTCAAAACGGACCAGAAATCGCTCGAAGAAGTGCTCGTGGTAGGTTACGGAACTGTCAAGAAAAGCGACGTGACCGGCTCGGTGGCCTCCGTTAAATCGCAGGAACTAACCGCCTATCCGGCGTTAGGCACCGTGCAGGCATTGCAGGGCCGCGCCGCCGGCGTGCAGATCCAGGCCAACAATGGCGAGCCCGGTTCGTCATTCAAGGTTCGTATCCGCGGGGGAACATCCATCAATGCAAGCAGCGACCCGATATACGTGGTCGATGGCTTCGTGGGCGGTACATTGCCGCCGCCGGAGGATATCGAGTCCATTGAAATTCTTAAAGATGCTTCGGCCACAGCCATTTACGGTTCACGCGGCGCCAACGGCGTGATCATGGTAACCACGAAAAAAGGGACATCGGGCAAGCCAAGAATCGATTTTAATACCTCGTTTTCCAGTCAGAAGGAGATCAACCGGCTCGATCTGCTGAATGCCTCGCAGTTCCTCGATTATGTTCAGGAAATCAGACCGAACATCGTGTCGCAAGGCGCGGATACCGACTGGCAGGAAGAAGTTTTCCGCCGCGGGGGCATTCAAAACCACCAGCTGTCGGTAGCAGGCGGCAGCGAGGCGGTGAAATACTACGTTTCTGGCGCCTATTACGACCAAAAGGGCGTGATCCTGAACTCGGGATACAAGCGTTATTCGATTACGAGCAATATCGATATCAATGCTACGAAGCGCCTCAAACTGGGCCTTAACCTTTTCGCACAGCGCGTGTCGCGCGAGCAGTCACGTACGCAGGAAGGCTCCGGCGGGCTCACGCCCGGAGTGATGTCGGCCGCATTGAAATTCGAGCCCGACCAGCCGATCCGCGACGCTAACGGCCGCTTTACGGTGGCTCGCCTGAGTGACCCGATCGATAACCCGTACGCCATCGCCACCCAGCTTCAGAACGAAACACTGGCCGACCGTATCCAGGGTAACCTTTATGCCGAATACAGCATTCTGAAAGACCTGAAATTCAGGATTACGCTCGGTGCCACCACCAACAGCAGCCGCAGGGGCGCATTCACGCCCACCACGCTGAACGACGGCCGTAATGTGGGCGGAGCGGCCACCGTGGATGGCAATAAGAGCACATTGCTGTTGAATGAAAATTACCTGACCTACAATAAAAAGATAGGTGCATTACACGATTTCTCGGCGATGGCGGGCTATTCGTACCAGAAATCGTCCAGCGAAAACTGGGGCGGCTCGGGGCAATCGTTCATTACCGATGCGGTTTCGTTCTGGAACCTGGGCGGGTCGTCCGTTTGGCAAAGTCCTACTTCGGGTCTGACCGAATGGGTTTTGGCTTCCTATTATGCACGTCTGACGTATTCCCTGGCCGACAAATACCTTTTCACGGCCAACATCCGCCAGGACGGTTCATCGAATTTCAGCAAAAACCACAAATGGGCCACGTTCCCTTCCGGCGCATTTGCCTGGAAAATGTCGAGCGAGCCGTTCATGCAAAACCTGTCGGCGATCAGCCAGTGGAAATGGCGCGTCAGCTATGGTTTAACGGGTAACCAAGCCATTGAGCCTTACCAAACCATGGCCCGCTTCTCGAACGTGTATGCGATCATAAACGGAACGCCCGTGAACGCCGTGCGCCCGACCACCGTCGCCAACGACGACCTTACCTGGGAAACAACCCACCAGTTCGATGTGGGTGCGGATGTGAGCCTTTTCAATAACCGCATCAACCTCGTGGCCGACTACTACCGCCGCGTAACCAAAGACCTGCTGTTCAGCGTGCAATTGCCTCAGTATTCGGGTTATACCAACCAATTACAGAATATCGGGGAAGTGGAAAACAAAGGTTTTGAATTTACATTGAACACCCGAAACCTGGTAGGCGCATTCAAATGGAATACTGACATCAATTTCTCACTGAACCGCAACAAAATCCTGAAACTGCCCGCAGGTACGGACATCCTGTACGGCTCCGCGCCGGGGCACATGGTGGGTATGGGACAAACCCAGGTGCTGCGCGAAGGACATTCTGTGGGAAGCTTTTATGGCTGGATTTATGACGGCGTGTACCAGCAGGGCGATAGTTTCGTCCCCGGCGGCGGTTTTGAAGTAGTGGCCGGAGGCGAAAAATTCAGGGATATCAATGGGAAGAAAGATGCCAACGGACAGCTCACCGGCGAACCCGACGGCATGCTCAACAGCGACGACCGCACGATCATCGGCAATCCGCACCCGAAATTTACCTGGGGCATGAACAACGATTTCAGCTGGAAAGGCTTTGACCTGAACATATTCTTCCAGGCTTCGAAAGGGAACGACGTGCTGAGCTACACGCTCATGGAACTGAACCTGCTTTCGGGGATCAACAATGCTACCACCGAGGCGCTGAACCGCTGGACGCCCACCAATACCAACACCAACGTGCCCAAAGCCGCCACAGGCCGCACGCGCCGCGTTTCCACGCGCTGGGTGATGGATGGAAGCTTTATCCGGATGAAAAACCTTGCCGTGGGTTACAATCTTCCGAAACCGGTACTGGAAAAACTCAGGATCAGCAAGCTGCGCATTTACGCCAGTGCCCAGAACATCCTGACTTTCACCGACTACAAAGGCTACGACCCGGAGGTGAACTACACATCGGAGAACAACACCGACAGCAACCGTAACCTCGGTCTCGATTACGGAAGCTACCCCAACGCAAAGTCGTACACCATCGGATTGAACCTCGGTTTTTAA